The genomic stretch CCTCGGTTTCCGGTAGGAAAGGTTCCGGTTTCTCGGTTACGGCGCCCATGAAACGTCCCCTTCGGAAATAGAGATTGGACCGGACTTCGGCCGGGACGGTGCGCTTTATACATGACGCCGATGCGCGAATTCCAGCGTGCGGACATTTCGGGCGACCGCTCTCCGATTCATCGTCAACTGTCCCTGTTGTCCGCTGACTTGACTCAGCGTCAGCAACTTGATTAGAAACCCGGCGCCGCTGCTCGCGACCCTTTTACCGTGCTCAAAATGAGGTCACGGGCGGCGATTTTTGGTCAGCTTCTTCGGGAAGGTTTGGTGTGAGACCCAGACTGGGGAGAACGATAGCTTGCCTGGTGGCAGCTGCGGTGATGAGTACCGCGCTGCCCCAGGTGGCCTATGCCGCGTCCGACTCGGGCGGTGAAGAGAAGGGAATTCTCGACACCTTCAAGGGCTGGTTCACGGATGAGGAAGAAGACGATGACGGCCGCGCTGAAGAGCCGCCGTCGCACGATGAATTGGAGGTCGCGGACCGGCAGCATCTGCCGAAGGAAAAGTCTCGGCCACCCGCCAAGCGGGTCCGCGAAGTCACCGGCAGGCGTACGTCGAGCGCCCGCTTCTGGGAGCTCTCCGACGGCCGCATCGAGGCGGAACTGTCGGCGGCGCCGACCTCGTACAGGTCAGGGAAGTCGTGGAAGTCGATCGACACCCGGGTGCGTGAGAGTGGTGCGAAGGGCTTCGTCCTCGCCAACACGACGAACGAGGGCCGCAGTTGGTTCGGTTCGGATGCGGACCGGCTGGTGCGTTTCAAGTCACCGGACGGCCGGTCGGTCACCCTCGGTCTGGAGGATGCAGGCAGCGCGCTGAAGCCTGTGGCGAAGGGCTCTGAGGTCACGTACCGGGACGCGATCCATGGCGCGGATCTTCAGTACGTGGTCGGTGCGGGCCGAGTGAAGGAGAACATCGTCCTGGCCGAACGCCCGGACGGCCCGGTGAAGTTCACCTTCACGCTGGACACCGAGGGTCTGGTGCCGAAGGCGCGTAAGGACGGCTCGATCGCGCTGTACGGGGCGCTGCCCAACACGCCGGTGATGGTGATTCCGGCGCCGTACATGACGGACGCGAAGAAGGCGGACTCCTCCGTCTTCGGCCAGACCTACAGCACCAAGGTCGCCCAGAAGCTCATGAAGGACGGCAAGTCCTGGAAGCTGACGGTCACGCCGGACGCGAAGTGGCTGGCCGCCAAGGAGCGGCAGTACCCGGTGGTGATCGACCCGACAATCACGATCGCACCGTCGCCGTCCGGTTCTCAGGATGTCATGGTCCTCTCGGACCAGCCATCGACCAATTTCAACACCAGCTGGAAGCTGTCCGCGGGCAAGACCGACACCGGCATCGCCCGCTCCCTGATCCAGTTCCCGCTGGACGACATCCCCGCGAATGTGGATCTCGACTCGGCGCGCTTGGAGATGTACTTCGACCAAGCACACACCACCGGCGCCAACGACAACACCATCGAGGTGCACCGGGCTACCGGCCCCTGGAACGAAGACACGGCGACCTGGTCCTCCACCAGCGCGCTGTCCGGTGAACTGTCCGGGACCACGGAGCTGTTCGACGACGGCGATGCGGGGACGGCGGCGGTGGGTTCCTGGCCGTACTCGGGGGCGGCGCTCAAGGAGCACGCGGTCAACCAGGACTACCGGTTCAACCAGGACTCGGTCTCCGGGGACACCCACACGTGGCAGACACCGGTGCTGGACACCGGCACCTACCGGATCGCCGCGCACTATGTGGCATCGAGCAACCGGACCACTGCGGCGCCGTACACGGTGCACTACAACGGCGGCTCGAAGACGTACACCGTGGACCAGACGGCGGGTGCGGACGGTGTGTGGGCGTCGCTGGGCGATGGCGAACAGCTCCAGTTCAACAAGGGCGGCACCGGCTACAAGGTGGTGCTGGGCGACACCGCGAGCCCGGCGGGTTCGGCGGTGATCGCCGATGCGATACGGATGACGAATCCGGCGCAGATCGTGAAGAACAAGGGCGAGTACAGCCAGTGGCACAACTTCCCGGTCACCAACACCGTGCAGCAGTGGGTCAATGGCACCCAGCCGAACAACGGCTTCGTTCTACAGGCGCAGGACGACACGCTGGCCGCGACGGCGCTGGGCGGTCCGCGCTACGAGGCCGGTGACGGCCTCTACGGCGGTGAGACCTCGACCATTCCGCGGCTGACGGTGACCTACGGCAAGGTCGGCGCCAGCCTGAACTCGCCCACCGTGGTCCACAGTACGGGCCCGGAGCTGTCGTGGAAGCCGTACTCCAACACCACCGGTGACAGCGGTCTGGACATCGTCGAGTACCAACTGCACCGCTCCACGCAGCAGGCGTTCACCCCGTCCGCCGCCACGCTGGTGGCGCCGATCGGCACGACGGCCACCACCTACACGGACACCACGGCCACGCCGACCCCGGACTCCTACAGCGGGGAGATCGGCCGCTCGTACTACTACCAGATCGCGGTGAAGACGCAGAACGGCGAGCTGCTCGGCTCGCCGACCCGAATCGTCGGCATACCGAAGGCCGGCCGCACGATGCGGCTCATCCAGGGCACGAGCTCGGTGACGGACGCGACCCTGTCGTCCGCGAAGCCGACCACCAACCAGGACACCATCACCTACGACGGCGTGGGCCAGCAATGGCTCAGCGTGGGCAACAACACGCCCACGAACAGCACCGAGAAGACCCGCGCGGTGATGAAGTTCGACACCGCCGCCATCCCGGCCACGGGCACGGTGATCGACTCGACGCTGTTCATGTGGGGGGCGGAGACCACCCGCACCAACACCGGCGCCCGCTACAACCTGCACGGACTGACCAAGGGCTTCGACGAGACGTCGACAACGTGGAACAACGCCACCGCGTCGACCGCGTGGAGCAGTGCGGGCGGCGACTATTCCTCCCTCGTCTCGGACTACGAGCCGTGGTGGACCAACGACGTCGGCCGGCACGACTGGAACGCCACGTCTCTGACCCAGGGTTGGGTGAAGACCCCGTCGTCCAACCACGGCGCGCTGGTCAAGCTCGCGGACGAATCCGCCTCGGGGCCGCAGGAGCAGACGGTGTTCCTGGCCTCGGAGGCCGCCGACTGGCAGATCGGCCCGTTGCTGCGGGTGATCTACGTCGACTCCACGACCGAGGACACCTACTACACGCCGCAGACCCCGGCCCGGATGACCCCCAACTCCACCTACACGGTGGACTTCACGGTCACCAACACCACGTCGGGCGCTTGGGCGGCGGGTGAGCGGCAGCTGTCCTACACCTGGAAACTCCCCGACGGCACCGATGAGACCACCGGTGGCAACCAGGCGTCCACAGCGATCCCGGCCCTCGCCCCCGGCCAGTCGGCGACGATCAAGGCGCAGGTGAAGACGCCGATCAACTCCGACTCCGGCAACAAGCGCACCGAGTACGTCCTCGGCTGGGACGTGCGAAAGGTGTCCGACGGCAGCTGGCTGTCCGCCGGAACCGGCGGCATCCCGCCGCTGAAGCAGAACGTGGCGGTCGAGGACGCCACCTCCAACAGCCTGGGCCTGGAGAAGTTCTACGCCTACACCGGCAAGAACACCGGCGCCGGCTCGACAGTGATGAACAACCTGGCCTCGGGCAACAGCGTGTGGTCGTACAACGCGTTCACCAACCCCGGCCGCGGCCTGACCACGTTCGCCCGGTTCTCGTACAACTCGCTGGACACCTCCGACACGGTGTCGGGCGCGGGCTGGTCGGCACAGCTGGCCGGACCGATCCGCCTGGGTGCCCCGCTGGACTTCCACCCCAACCCCAACCCGACCGAAGTCCGGCTCCCGGACGGCGACGGCACCACGCATGTCTTCCGCAAGCAGGCGGACGGCAGTTGGAAGGCCCCGGCGGGCGTGCACTACCGACTCACGCCGAAGCCGGGCCTGGACTGCACGCCGGACAAGGACCCGGTCCCGGACGCCTGGACCCTGATGCGGCCCGACGGGACGCGCTTCCTGTTCGGCTGCGACGGTTACATGACGTCGGTCGTCGACAAGAACGGCAACACGCAGACGTACACCTACGAGGAACGCAAGTCGAACAACAAGCCGACGAAGTTCCTCAAGTACATCACCGACCCGGCGGGCCGGAAGTCTCTGCGTGTCGGCTACTGGCTCAAGGGCGACGCGACCTACTCGTACATCAACGACACCGGCGCCCAGGTCACCGGCACCAACCTCAACAACCCCAAGATCTACGACCACATCGCGTCCCTCACCGACATCTCCGGCCGCAAGATCTCCTTCTACTACACCGAGCAGGGCCTGCTGGGCCGTATGGTCGACGGCAACGGCTCCACCCAGCCCAAGACCTTCAAGTTCACCTACGACGCCACCCAGGGCAACAAGAACGTCAAACTCGTCAAGGTGACCGACCCACGGGGCAATGGCACTTCACTGGCCTACAACACCCCAACGGCCGGCGACAACCCGAAGTACCACTGGTGGACCAAGACGATCACGGACCGTCTCGGCGGTGACACGGGCTTCACGTACGCGGCGAACGCGACAAACACAGAGTTCACCGATGCGACGGTGACCGATGCCGAGGCACACGCGACGAAGTACGTCACTGACGACTTCGGCCGCCCGGTACAGACCACCAACGCCAAGTCCCAGACCACCAAGATGAGCTGGGACGCCGACAACAACGTCACCTACCTGGAAGAGGACAACGGCGCCAAGACCGCGTACTGCTACGACCAGAAGACCGGCTACCCGCTCTGGCAGCGCGACGCGGAGAACAACAAGACCGGCGTCCCCGACCAGACAACCACCTGCGTGACCGACCCCACCAAGTGGCCGGCCACCGCAGCAAAGTACGAGTACCAGACCCGCGCCGACGGCTACTCCGCCGACCTGTGGCGCAAAACCTCACCCGAGGGCCGAGCCTGGCAGTTCAGTTACGACACCTTCGGCAACCTCAAGACGGTCACCGACCCCAAGGGCGTCGCAACAGCGACGGCCGATGACTACACAACAAAGTACGACTACAACTCCTACGGCCAGCTCACCAAGGCCACCGACGCCAACGGCAACCCGACCAGCTACAGCGACTTCGGCCCCACCGGCTACCCGGCGACCATTACGGACGCGAAGACCGAGTCGACGACGTACGTGTACGACGAGCGAGGCCAGGTCCGCGAGGCCACGGACGCGCTGGGCAAGAAGACCACGCAGGAGTACGACACCTTCGGCCGCCCCACGGTCAACACAGTGCCGAAGGACCAGGCTTCGGGTGTCCTGATCACCACAGAAGCGCCCGTCTACGACGCCAACGACAACGTCACCTCGTCGAAGGCACCCAACGGCGCCGTCTCCACAGCGGTGTACGACGACGCCGACCAGATCACCTCGGCGACCGCACCGGCCAACAGCAACACCGCGCCACGCGCCTCGACGTACACCTATGACAAGGTCGGCAACCTCAAGACGACGACGGAGCCCAAGGGCACGGCGACGACCGGGGATGCGACGGATTACGTCACCACGAACCACTACAACGAGATCTACCAGCTCGACCATGTGCTCAACTCGGCGGGTGACAAGGTCAGTTACGAGTACGACACGGTCGGGAACGTCACCGAGGTCATTGACCCGAAGAAGAACGCGACGACGGACACGACCGACTTCACGACGAAGACGGTCTACGACCTGAACCACCGCGTGAAATCAGTCACGGACGCGGCCGGAAAGACGAGCGCGAAGTCCTACGACAAGGACGGCCTGGTCCTCTCCACGACGGACCCGGAGAACAACACCACGACCATCACCTACGACGAGCGCGGCATGCAGAAGGAGGTCAAGGTCCCGCACTCCGGGACGACGTCGATCACCTACCGCACGACGCAGTTCGAGTACGACCAGGTCGGCAACACCACCAAGGTCATCACTCCACGGGCCGTAGCGGCGGGCACGACCACGGCGTTCACGGCACGCACCGAGTACGACGCCCTGAACCGCCCGGTCAAGCAGTTCCAGCCGTACGACCCGGCAGACTCCCGCCACAACAACGCCAACGTGTACACGCAGACCGTCTACGACGAGGTGGGCCGGGTCGAGAAGACCTCGCTGCCGCCGTCGGAAGGCGAAACGGTCCGCAACGACACCACGTTCGACTACTTCGACAACGGCTGGGTGAAGTCCTCCACGGACCCGTGGGACATCGCCACCACCTACGACTACAACGAACTCGGCCAGCAGACCAAGCGGACCCTGACCTCGGCGGGCGGCTCCTCCGACCGCACGATGACCTGGTCGCACTACCCCGACGGCTCCCTGAAGTCCCGCGCGGACGACGGAGTCCCGGTCGGCAAGTCGGTGGTCCTGGTGGACAACTCCGACACCCAGAACACGTCCTCCACAGGGACTTGGGCCACCGGTGACGTGACAGGCCAGCACGGCTACAACCACCGCACCCACACGGCAGGCACAGGCACGGACGCCTTCACCTGGACCCTCAACATCCCCAAGGACGGCACGTACACCGCATACGTGAAGCTCCCGAAGGTGACCGGCGCGGCCACTTCGGCGAAGTACACGGTCACCCACGAGGGCGGGACAACCGACAAGACCCTCGACCAGAACGCGACAGCGAACCAGAACACCTGGGTCGCGCTGGGCTCGTACACCTTCAAACAGGGCAACGCGGCCAAGCTCCAGCTGTTCCAGAACACCGGCGGTGTCGTCGTCGCGGACGGCGTGAAGCTGGTACGCGACACGGCCGGCGACCCGGCCGACACGGAGAAGAACACCTTCGCCTACACCTACGACCTCAACGGCAACCTCACCAAGATCGACGACACCTCGTCGACGGCGAAGATCGACGCGTACACGGTCGCCTACACCGGCCTCAACCAGGTCCAGAAGGTCACCGAAGCCCTGTCCGGCACAGAGAAGAAGGCCACGTCGTACACCTACGACGCCAACGGCCAGCCGGAAACCGTCACGCACCCCGACCAGTACTCCAAGTACACCTACGACCTGCGCGAGTTGGTCAAGACGGTGTCGGTCGGCAAGACCGCAACCGACAGCGCCCCGAAGGTCACCTCGTACACGTACACCGACCGCGGCCTCAAGCTCAAGGAGACCAAGGCCAACGGCAACACCGTCGATTACACCTACTACCTCGACGCGGCACTGAAGTCGACGACCGAGAAGAAGGCCAACGGCACCACCCTGGTCGCCTCCCACACCTACGCCTACGACGCCAACGGCAACAAGGCGCAGGACGTGGCGAAGAAGATGAACGCCGACAACAACACGGCGTACCTCGACTCCACCACCAACTACAGCTACGACCCGGCCGACCGCCTCAAGGAAGCGGTCAAGACCGGCACCGGCGCAGGCACAGAAACCTACGTCCACGACGACAACGCCAACGTCATCCGCCAGACCGTCAAGAACGTCACAACGACCTACGACTACGACCGCAACCGCCTGCTCAAGGCGACCGTGGGCACCTCCACGGCGAACTACAACTACGACCCGTTCGGCCGCCAGGAATCAGTCACCTCGGCCGGGCAGATCATCGAGCGGAGCACGTACGACGGCTTCGACCACGTCATCAAGTCCGAAAAGGCGGACAGCACCGGCGCGCTGAAGGCAACGACGTACACCTTCGACCCGCTCGACCGCACCGCCTCCAAGACAGCCGACGGCAAAACCACGGACTTCTCCTACCTGGGCCTATCCTCGGAGGTCCTGGACGAGAAGGTCGCCGGCGAGCTGACCAAGTCGTACCAGTACAGCCCCTGGGGCGAACGCCTCTCCCAGATCAAGCACAACACCGACGGCACCACCGAGTCCGGCTACTACGGCTACAACAGCCACACCGACGTCGAAACACTGACGGATGCAGGCGGCAACACGAAGGCGACGTACGGCTACACCGCCTACGGCTCCGACAACGAGTCCGAGTACACCGGCATCGACAAACCCGACGCCTCGGACCCGACGAAGGAGGCGTACAACGCCTACCGCTACAACGCCAAACGCTGGGACGCCCAATCCGGCACCTACGACATGGGCTTCCGCGACTACAACCCCGGCCTGAACCGCTTCACCACCCGGGACATGTACAACGGCGCCCTCGCCGACATGGGCCTCGGCACCGACCCATACACCCAGAACCGCTACGCCTTCACCGGCGGCAACCCCATTTCGGGCATCGAAGTCGACGGTCACACGTCGGTCGATGCCATGTGCGAGGGCGCCAGGGGCTGCACGGCCGTCACGATCAACCGTACGCCGAACCCGATCAACAAGAATGACAAGCCGTGGAAGTACAACGCGTCAAGGCACAACCGGGCCCGGGACGCCGCGGCTTCCGTGATCCGGTTGCAAGGAATGATGCGTACTGGCAATCCCTGGGCCGCGTTCCAGGTAAAAACCGAGTGTGGAGTCGGAAAGGCAAGCAAGAACGGAACAGGGAACCCCGGCCGTGCGGACATCTGCTACAGGGAGGGCAGCAACCTCTTCGTGTGGGAGGTGAAGAGTGCAGGCGCTGCAAGCACCGGCAAGGGAGAGTTGGCCGGATACATCGAGCGGATGAAGCAGGACCCTGATTACAAGGGCCTCGACATCGTGCCGGGCTTCGATCTGTCGATGCCCGCAGTCGGGTACGTCAAGGAGACCGACCAGACGGTGGTCGCTAAGTCCCACCCGACAGACCAGGGTGTAATCGTCTACACCGCCACCAGGGCGACGCCCCCGCCCATCGTTATTCCGGCTCCGGTTCAGGAGCCTGTCAAGGAGCCGGGTCCGAGCAGATTGGACAAATTCCGGGACTGGTGGCACAGGAACATCACCAATCACGACTGGTCAAACAATCCATGGACGCCCACGAGTCCTGTCGGTGGCCCGATATTTGTTCCAGTGATTCCGTGAATGAGTGATCGGTAAGTCGTGACGGCCCTCTCCTGTTCACTCCACGGCAGGAGGGGGCCGTTCGCTGGGCAGCGGTAGGATATGCGCGGTATCCGGCGCGGCATCTGACAGAACAGCGATACGGGAGATTCAATGGGATATTGGGGATATTTCACTGTTGCCGAATCTGCGTCCCCCCTTGGCGACCTGGCCTGTACACGGGCGATCCCAGAGTTGACGCTTAATCGACGCCTCTCGGGAGATTGGCAGGTCTGGGAACATCCGGCGGAGCCTGACATTGAGGCCGATGACCTGGCTGTTGCCCTCGCCGAGGAAACCGGCAAGCCTGCGCTTGTCGGATTTGTGATGGACAGCGATTGCGTGGTGATCGAGGCGGCCGACTCCAGCAATGGGGCTTGGACCGCCTGTCTGAGTCCCAAAGCGATGGCGCGCTATCTGGCTGAAGACGGGCAGCAACTGGAGGACTGGATGCTGACACCGGAACGAGCTACCGAGAACGCTGTCATCTGGGCTCGCTTGACGGGGCGCCAGGTGGCAACGGCCCCGCTGGCCGAGATCTTCCAAAAGGAGGCCGACCCATTCGCAGAGGATCTCTTCTTTACCTTGTTGAGGAACCTGAGTCTCGTGTGATAGTGAGAATTATCGCGCGAGTAGACTTCTTCTTATTGATCCGAAACGGTAGATGTTCTGGGTCGTTGATCCCTGCGTGAGTGAACTGGTGGGGGACGCAAGGCAGTTGTCGCCGTCGGCTCAGGAGGCCCTTCGACTGCGAGCGGTGGCCGCGTTGGTGGCGGGCCGGGACCGTGAGGATGTCGCGGCGGTGTTCCGGGTCTCGCTCAAGGCGGTGGACAATTGGTGGGCGAAGTGGCTGGCCGGCGGGCGCGAGGCGCTCGTGGCTCAGCCGCGTGGACGCCGGGTCGGCGAGCATCAGGTTCTCGACGCGGTCGAGCAGCAGGCGATCCGGCAGGCGGTTCTGGATCACCGCCCCTGTGACCTGGGGCTGGCCGGGCAGCTGTGGACGCGCGCGGGAGTGGGGGGCCTGATCGCGAAGCTGTACCGGGTGCGGCTGACCGAACAGGGGGTGGGCAAGTACCTGCGCCGCTGGGGCCTGTCGTTCCAGCGCCCGGACAAGCGGGCCGTCGAGCAGGACGCGGAAGCGGTCCGCGTCTGGCGGGAGGAGACCTGGCCGGCGATCCGCGCGAAGGCGAAGACCGAGGGCGGGGAGGTGCTCTTCGCCGATCAGGTCGGCATCCGTTCCGACCAGGTCACCGGCCGCACCTGGGGTGAGCGGGGCCGCACACCGGTCGTGCACCGCACGGGCAACCGGTTCTCCGTCAACGCGATGTCCGCGATCAGCACGAAGGGCCGCATGCACTTCATGGTGTTCACCGAGACCTTCGACGCCGACGTCATGTGCCGCTTCCTGGACCGGCTCGTCGGCCACTTCGACCACAAGGTGCACCTCGTCCTGGACGGTCACTCCGCGCACCGATCCCGCAAGGTCCGCGCTTGGCTGGCCGATCATCCGGACCGGATCGAGCTGCACTTCCTGCCGTCGTACTCGCCGGAGCTGAATCCCGACGAGCTGGTCAACGCCGACCTCAAACGGAGTCTGCCCATGCACAGCCGGGCCCGCGACCAGGCCCAACTCGCCGCCGAGACCCGCAGGTTCTTCCACCGCCGCCAACGTCAGCCACATATCGTCCGCGGCTACTTCGGCGGCCCGCACGTCCGCTACATCCTCGAATAGAACCGATTGAGTTTCGGATCAATATGTCAATCAGGCCGCCTGCGTAAGGTCAGCATGCTCGGTGCTGGTCTGGGCGTCGCGGAGGAGGGCTCGGTAGACCACGTCCGACAGACGGCGCCGCAGGTCACGGCACTGGCTGGCTTCTTCCGGGACATCTGAAGGCGCTGAGAAAAAAGCAGCGTGAAACCCCTGCTGAACTGCACAAATGCGAGGCAGGAGGGGACTCGTAGGTATCTCTGGGACTGCTGGCCGGGCGCGGGATCTTTGAGTGACAGGCATGTCACGTGATCCGCCATCGGAAAGATGTCGGCCTGAGCGGATCCCAGAAGAGCCCTCGTCAGATCCGGTTTCTCGGCTCATTGTCCTTCGTACAGACGCGCAGAGCGTCAAGGCCGAGAGTCCGTCCTGCTCAGGGCTGAGCAGACTGCGGCAACCAGCTCTCCCCGGGATCCGCCCCCGCTCGCTCCGGACTCCAGCTCGCCCATCATGGCCCTCGCAGTGTCTCCGGCCGCCATAATGGAGTCATGCCCTCCAGCCGGCCAGGCGCAGCAGTCCGGCGGCGAGGTCCGGCAGTGCGAGTGCGGTCAGCGCGAGGGTGCCGCCGACGCTGAGGAGCCAGGCCACCGACGTCAGCAGGGACAGGGCGACCGCCACGGGGACGCCGCCCATCCCCCATGGGCCCAGGTCCGCGTCCTCGTCGAAGGTGTCGGCGGCGGTGAGGCGCACGGCGACGAGGAGCCAGAAGCAAACGAGCATGACGACGGCGGCCGTGAGCACGATGGTGGGCAGACCGACGGTGGCCATCACAAGCGTCCGCATCCGCACGGTCCCGTCCCCCTTGTCGGTGCCCGGCACCAAAACCCTCTGACGTGCTCCCCGCAGCCCATGCTGCACCACCAATTCCGGTCCCCGCATTGCCGGTTCCCGGCAGTGTTCATGCGGGTCTGGATGCCGACGGCCCACTGAGTGGTCGTCGCGTGCTCCGTCGTGGTCATCCGTCTCCGCACGGCGTCGGCGGGTCCGCCGCGGGGAGCGAATTCTTGAGGGTGCGGATGCGTTGGATGAACGCCTTCGTCCGCGCGTCCCGTTCGAGGAAGGCGTAGACGGGTGCCACGGCCCGCTCCAGCGCTGCGAGTTGGGCCGGGCTCGCGTGCACGACCCGGCCGCCGGCGGCGCAGTGCGTCTTGGCGTCCTGCTCGTCCGACGGGGCGTTGGCGAGCGCCCAGTCCCGGGCGGCGGCGGCCGCCTGGCGCAGCGTGGAGCGCTGGCCGTCCGTGAGGCCCTGCCACACGGCCCGGTTGACGGCGATGACGTTCACCTTGGGGAAGAACGTCACGTTGCCCGTGGCGATCGTCGGGGTGTGCAGGTTGCCGCTCCAGGCGAAGGTCGACTCCGCGGCGTCGAGGATTCCTGCGTCCACGGCGTCGCCGAAGGCGTCTCCCGGATAGTCGTCCGGGAACGCGCCCAGAGCCTCGAACAGGTCGTGGGTGACCTGGGAGCGCGGAACGCGGACAGCGGCCCCGCGGTAGTCGTCCGGGCCGCGCAGCGGTCGGTGGTAGGCGAAGGGGTGGCGGAGCCCTTCGGGCAGCAGGGCGAGACCGACCACGCCCCGGCGCTCCAGCCCGGCCAGCATGTCCTCGGCGAGCGGGTCCGTCACGACCCGCTCGACCAGCGCGTCCGAGGTCACGAGGAAGGGCGCCTGGAGGGCCCGCAGGCTGGTGACACCCTCTGTGTCCCAGCTGCGGGCCGGGATCACTCCCGCGTCGAGGCGGCCCTGCACCACCCGCCGCAGCGCCTGCTGGTCCCAGTCGTCGCCGGGCGGGTCCTGCGCCTCCCAGACCGCCTGTAGGCGCAGGGCGCCGTGCGAGCGGTGGTCCACTAGGCGGACGAACTCCTTGAGCTGCCCGCTGACGGGGGAATCCGACTGCTCGGCGGTGC from Streptomyces davaonensis JCM 4913 encodes the following:
- a CDS encoding golvesin C-terminal-like domain-containing protein — protein: MSTALPQVAYAASDSGGEEKGILDTFKGWFTDEEEDDDGRAEEPPSHDELEVADRQHLPKEKSRPPAKRVREVTGRRTSSARFWELSDGRIEAELSAAPTSYRSGKSWKSIDTRVRESGAKGFVLANTTNEGRSWFGSDADRLVRFKSPDGRSVTLGLEDAGSALKPVAKGSEVTYRDAIHGADLQYVVGAGRVKENIVLAERPDGPVKFTFTLDTEGLVPKARKDGSIALYGALPNTPVMVIPAPYMTDAKKADSSVFGQTYSTKVAQKLMKDGKSWKLTVTPDAKWLAAKERQYPVVIDPTITIAPSPSGSQDVMVLSDQPSTNFNTSWKLSAGKTDTGIARSLIQFPLDDIPANVDLDSARLEMYFDQAHTTGANDNTIEVHRATGPWNEDTATWSSTSALSGELSGTTELFDDGDAGTAAVGSWPYSGAALKEHAVNQDYRFNQDSVSGDTHTWQTPVLDTGTYRIAAHYVASSNRTTAAPYTVHYNGGSKTYTVDQTAGADGVWASLGDGEQLQFNKGGTGYKVVLGDTASPAGSAVIADAIRMTNPAQIVKNKGEYSQWHNFPVTNTVQQWVNGTQPNNGFVLQAQDDTLAATALGGPRYEAGDGLYGGETSTIPRLTVTYGKVGASLNSPTVVHSTGPELSWKPYSNTTGDSGLDIVEYQLHRSTQQAFTPSAATLVAPIGTTATTYTDTTATPTPDSYSGEIGRSYYYQIAVKTQNGELLGSPTRIVGIPKAGRTMRLIQGTSSVTDATLSSAKPTTNQDTITYDGVGQQWLSVGNNTPTNSTEKTRAVMKFDTAAIPATGTVIDSTLFMWGAETTRTNTGARYNLHGLTKGFDETSTTWNNATASTAWSSAGGDYSSLVSDYEPWWTNDVGRHDWNATSLTQGWVKTPSSNHGALVKLADESASGPQEQTVFLASEAADWQIGPLLRVIYVDSTTEDTYYTPQTPARMTPNSTYTVDFTVTNTTSGAWAAGERQLSYTWKLPDGTDETTGGNQASTAIPALAPGQSATIKAQVKTPINSDSGNKRTEYVLGWDVRKVSDGSWLSAGTGGIPPLKQNVAVEDATSNSLGLEKFYAYTGKNTGAGSTVMNNLASGNSVWSYNAFTNPGRGLTTFARFSYNSLDTSDTVSGAGWSAQLAGPIRLGAPLDFHPNPNPTEVRLPDGDGTTHVFRKQADGSWKAPAGVHYRLTPKPGLDCTPDKDPVPDAWTLMRPDGTRFLFGCDGYMTSVVDKNGNTQTYTYEERKSNNKPTKFLKYITDPAGRKSLRVGYWLKGDATYSYINDTGAQVTGTNLNNPKIYDHIASLTDISGRKISFYYTEQGLLGRMVDGNGSTQPKTFKFTYDATQGNKNVKLVKVTDPRGNGTSLAYNTPTAGDNPKYHWWTKTITDRLGGDTGFTYAANATNTEFTDATVTDAEAHATKYVTDDFGRPVQTTNAKSQTTKMSWDADNNVTYLEEDNGAKTAYCYDQKTGYPLWQRDAENNKTGVPDQTTTCVTDPTKWPATAAKYEYQTRADGYSADLWRKTSPEGRAWQFSYDTFGNLKTVTDPKGVATATADDYTTKYDYNSYGQLTKATDANGNPTSYSDFGPTGYPATITDAKTESTTYVYDERGQVREATDALGKKTTQEYDTFGRPTVNTVPKDQASGVLITTEAPVYDANDNVTSSKAPNGAVSTAVYDDADQITSATAPANSNTAPRASTYTYDKVGNLKTTTEPKGTATTGDATDYVTTNHYNEIYQLDHVLNSAGDKVSYEYDTVGNVTEVIDPKKNATTDTTDFTTKTVYDLNHRVKSVTDAAGKTSAKSYDKDGLVLSTTDPENNTTTITYDERGMQKEVKVPHSGTTSITYRTTQFEYDQVGNTTKVITPRAVAAGTTTAFTARTEYDALNRPVKQFQPYDPADSRHNNANVYTQTVYDEVGRVEKTSLPPSEGETVRNDTTFDYFDNGWVKSSTDPWDIATTYDYNELGQQTKRTLTSAGGSSDRTMTWSHYPDGSLKSRADDGVPVGKSVVLVDNSDTQNTSSTGTWATGDVTGQHGYNHRTHTAGTGTDAFTWTLNIPKDGTYTAYVKLPKVTGAATSAKYTVTHEGGTTDKTLDQNATANQNTWVALGSYTFKQGNAAKLQLFQNTGGVVVADGVKLVRDTAGDPADTEKNTFAYTYDLNGNLTKIDDTSSTAKIDAYTVAYTGLNQVQKVTEALSGTEKKATSYTYDANGQPETVTHPDQYSKYTYDLRELVKTVSVGKTATDSAPKVTSYTYTDRGLKLKETKANGNTVDYTYYLDAALKSTTEKKANGTTLVASHTYAYDANGNKAQDVAKKMNADNNTAYLDSTTNYSYDPADRLKEAVKTGTGAGTETYVHDDNANVIRQTVKNVTTTYDYDRNRLLKATVGTSTANYNYDPFGRQESVTSAGQIIERSTYDGFDHVIKSEKADSTGALKATTYTFDPLDRTASKTADGKTTDFSYLGLSSEVLDEKVAGELTKSYQYSPWGERLSQIKHNTDGTTESGYYGYNSHTDVETLTDAGGNTKATYGYTAYGSDNESEYTGIDKPDASDPTKEAYNAYRYNAKRWDAQSGTYDMGFRDYNPGLNRFTTRDMYNGALADMGLGTDPYTQNRYAFTGGNPISGIEVDGHTSVDAMCEGARGCTAVTINRTPNPINKNDKPWKYNASRHNRARDAAASVIRLQGMMRTGNPWAAFQVKTECGVGKASKNGTGNPGRADICYREGSNLFVWEVKSAGAASTGKGELAGYIERMKQDPDYKGLDIVPGFDLSMPAVGYVKETDQTVVAKSHPTDQGVIVYTATRATPPPIVIPAPVQEPVKEPGPSRLDKFRDWWHRNITNHDWSNNPWTPTSPVGGPIFVPVIP
- a CDS encoding IS630 family transposase gives rise to the protein MSELVGDARQLSPSAQEALRLRAVAALVAGRDREDVAAVFRVSLKAVDNWWAKWLAGGREALVAQPRGRRVGEHQVLDAVEQQAIRQAVLDHRPCDLGLAGQLWTRAGVGGLIAKLYRVRLTEQGVGKYLRRWGLSFQRPDKRAVEQDAEAVRVWREETWPAIRAKAKTEGGEVLFADQVGIRSDQVTGRTWGERGRTPVVHRTGNRFSVNAMSAISTKGRMHFMVFTETFDADVMCRFLDRLVGHFDHKVHLVLDGHSAHRSRKVRAWLADHPDRIELHFLPSYSPELNPDELVNADLKRSLPMHSRARDQAQLAAETRRFFHRRQRQPHIVRGYFGGPHVRYILE